Proteins found in one Mustela lutreola isolate mMusLut2 chromosome 12, mMusLut2.pri, whole genome shotgun sequence genomic segment:
- the LOC131812144 gene encoding uncharacterized protein LOC131812144, which yields QGCYLHNQGFQVCVCRCVVCMCGACSVCVCVGSVVYVYMWYVGRCTRGMYGMYMVCVVCVVFMCGVCNMCSVCVWCVCVVCMYGACVVYVARVCVVCVCRAVCGVCMCNACVWCVCVVCAVCSIYVCGVYSVCACVWCVCVVCVVCVCAVCVLCVVCVYVCVWCFCVVCVRGRGQQPLLRRGTLL from the exons CAGGGTTGCTACCTGCACAATCAGGGCTTCCAGGTATGTGTGTGTAgatgtgtggtgtgtatgtgtggtgcgtgtagtgtgtgtgtatgtgtggggtcTGTGGTATATGTGTACATGTGGTATGTGGGTAGGTGTACACGTGGTATGTATGGTATGTATATGGTCTGTGTAGTGTGTGTGGTATTTATGTGTGGTGTG TGTAACATGTGTAGTGTATGTGtatggtgtgtatgtgtggtatgtatgtatggtGCATGTGTGGTGTACGTAGCACGTGTATGTGTAGTGTGTGTATGTAGAGCGGTgtgtggggtgtgtatgtgtaatgcatgtgtgtggtgtgtatgtgtggtgtgtgccGTGtgtagtatatatgtgtgtggtgtgtatagtgtgtgtgcatgtgtgtggtgtgtatgtgtagtgtgtgtggtatgtgtatgtgcggtgtgtgtgctgtgtgtggtgtgtgtatatgtgtgtgtgtggtgtttctgtgtggtgtgtgtgcgtgGACGTGGACAGCAGCCCCTCCTCCGCAGGGGCACACTCCTGTGA